A stretch of Channa argus isolate prfri chromosome 16, Channa argus male v1.0, whole genome shotgun sequence DNA encodes these proteins:
- the zbtb42 gene encoding zinc finger and BTB domain-containing protein 18.2: MEFPDHSRQLLQCLSQQRHQGFLCDCTVLVGEARFKAHRAVLASCSMYFHLFYRDQLDKRDIVHLNSDIVTAPAFSLLLQFMYEGKLEFSTLPVEDVLAAASYLHMYDIVKVCKGKLKDKELSSMDEKMGEGLGLSCLDRENSSDGELHSKQLIRRQPHTQSQGLHRAPPAEEFDMDNSEVRMAVTDCDRSTKSRQKANGHSGRSPDLVGVNYVSAEAEPCVQTAGKTKADVSSSTVSLSQRSRASDDMDCALDLSFKPLSSRDPLHPSYISGQLALDSQQQGTEPLVKDEHDLLSEQEDSEPMSPESQRFGNSARSSVVTGFAALFPGNNGSTAALLSQEEDLMDEEGEACRGREGAPGREMEERRGRLLGDSEEEEEDDLASSDISTSSGVLLPPGQQVFVCPLCSKVFPSPHVLQLHLSSHFREKDGARSKLSPDGSVPTCMQCNKTFSCMYTLKRHERTHSGEKPYTCGQCGKSFQYSHNLSRHAVVHTREKPHACKWCERRFTQSGDLYRHIRKFHCGLVKTLAIG; the protein is encoded by the coding sequence ATGGAGTTCCCAGACCATAGCCGCCAGTTGCTGCAGTGTCTGAGTCAGCAGCGTCACCAAGGTTTCCTCTGTGACTGCACTGTTCTCGTCGGAGAGGCTCGATTCAAAGCGCACAGAGCCGTGCTGGCGTCCTGCAGCATGTACTTCCATCTCTTCTACAGGGACCAGCTAGACAAAAGGGACATTGTGCATCTCAACAGTGACATTGTGACAGCCCCGGCTTTCAGTCTGCTCCTTCAATTTATGTATGAGGGGAAGTTGGAATTCAGCACTCTGCCAGTTGAGGATGTCCTGGCAGCAGCCAGTTACCTTCACATGTATGATATAGTAAAAGTGTGTAAAGGCAAGCTTAAGGATAAGGAGCTTTCATCCATGGATGAAAAGATGGGTGAGGGTTTGGGACTTAGCTGTCTGGACAGAGAGAACTCCTCAGATGGCGAGCTGCACAGTAAGCAGCTCATCCGGcgacagccacacacacagtctcaggGGCTTCACAGGGCCCCCCCGGCAGAAGAGTTTGACATGGACAACAGCGAAGTCAGAATGGCTGTCACAGATTGTGATAGGTCTACAAAGAGTAGGCAGAAGGCAAATGGTCACTCTGGCAGGTCCCCGGACCTTGTAGGTGTCAATTATGTGTCAGCAGAGGCCGAGCCCTGCGTCCAAacagctggaaaaacaaaagctgatgtCAGTAGTTCCACCGTATCACTGTCCCAGAGGTCCCGGGCTTCAGATGACATGGACTGTGCGCTGGATTTGTCTTTCAAGCCTCTGTCTAGCAGAGATCCCTTACACCCCTCCTACATCTCGGGACAGCTGGCCCTCGACAGCCAGCAGCAGGGCACTGAGCCACTTGTTAAAGACGAACACGACTTGCTGTCAGAGCAGGAGGACAGTGAGCCGATGAGCCCCGAGAGCCAGCGCTTTGGGAATAGTGCCAGGAGCTCAGTGGTGACAGGGTTCGCTGCCCTCTTCCCAGGAAACAACGGTTCCACAGCCGCCCTGCTATCCCAGGAGGAGGACCTGATGGACGAGGAGGGGGAGGCctgcagagggagggagggtgcCCCGGGCAgggagatggaggagaggaggggtaGGCTGCTGggggacagtgaggaggaagaggaggatgactTGGCCTCGTCGGACATCTCCACATCCAGCGGGGTGCTCCTGCCCCCAGGGCAACAGGTGTTTGTGTGCCCCCTTTGCAGTAAAGTCTTCCCCAGCCCCCATGTGCTGCAACTGCACCTCAGCTCACACTTCCGCGAGAAGGATGGCGCTCGCTCCAAGTTGTCCCCTGACGGCTCCGTCCCTACATGCATGCAGTGCAACAAGACCTTCTCCTGCATGTATACCCTTAAGCGTCACGAACGCACACACTCTGGCGAAAAGCCATACACCTGTGGCCAGTGTGGCAAGAGCTTCCAGTACTCCCATAACTTGAGTCGGCACGCTGTAGTTCACACACGTGAGAAACCTCACGCTTGTAAGTGGTGTGAGCGACGCTTCACCCAGTCTGGGGATCTCTATCGCCACATCAGGAAGTTTCACTGTGGCCTCGTCAAGACTCTGGCCATTGGATAA
- the siva1 gene encoding apoptosis regulatory protein Siva has protein sequence MPKRACPFPETFSSQYKIHIGQQELNNYGVFGNKYRQEIYEKTKNLLFNGAKTVMGKLWTGEEKCYDMQPTGQTETPAYSQTLLRGQTQIGHDGRLTRTNPAQGAPVTSRGCCVCQKSQGSRTQCFQCDRLACGSCTQQCSRCSSLCCSVCTIIDYSGPYDEVVCCGCST, from the exons atgccGAAGCGTGCTTGTCCTTTTCCGGAAACATTTTCATCAcaatacaaaatacatattgGACAACAGGAGTTAAATAATTACGGCGTGTTTGGGAATAAATACAGACAAGAAATCTACG aaaagacaaagaactTGCTCTTTAACGGTGCCAAGACTGTGATGGGAAAGCTATGGACGGGAGAGGAGAAGTGTTATGACATGCAGCCCACTGGACAAACTGAGACACCTGCGTACAGCCAGACGCTGCTTAGAGGACAAACACAGATTGGACATGATGGGAGACTGACAAGAACAAACCCTGCTCAAG gtgcACCAGTGACTTCTAGAGGGTGCTGTGTCTGTCAGAAGAGCCAGGGGTCAAGGACACAATGCTTCCAGTGTGACCGTCTAGCGTGTGGTTCCTGTACCCAACAGTGCTCCAGATGTTCCAgcctctgctgctctgtctgcACCATCATAGA TTACAGCGGACCATATGATGAAGTCGTATGCTGTGGTTGTTCAACATAA
- the adss1 gene encoding adenylosuccinate synthetase isozyme 1, with protein sequence MSLSWSAKDHKNTNPPAATGQKRPRNDAGNKVTVVLGAQWGDEGKGKVVDLLATEADIVCRCQGGNNAGHTVVVDGKEYDFHLLPSGIINPKSISLIGNGVVIHLPGLFEEGDKNEKKGLKGWEKRLVVSDRAHLVFDFHQVVDGLQETERQAQEGKNIGTTKKGIGPAYSSKASRTGLRVCDLLGDFKDFSTRFKNLVHQYQSMYPSLTVDVEEQLKKLKEYAERLRPMVRDGVYYMYESLHGNPKKILVEGANAALLDIDFGTYPFVTSSNCTVGGVCTGLGIPPLNIGDVFGVSKAYTTRVGIGAFPTEQLNAVGELLQTRGHEVGVTTGRKRRCGWLDLVIVRYAHMINGFTAIALTKLDILDVLDEIKVGVAYKLNGKRIPHFPANMDILHKVEVEYETFPGWKTDTSAVRKWNDLPAKAQNYIRFIENHIGVPIKWVGVGKSRECMIQMF encoded by the exons ATGTCTCTTAGCTGGTCGGCAAAAGACCACAAAAACACGAATCCGCCCGCTGCGACCGGACAGAAGCGACCGCGCAATGACGCGGGAAACAAAGTGACCGTGGTGCTCGGTGCGCAGTGGGGAGACGAGGGCAAAGGGAAAGTTGTCGATTTATTGGCGACCGAGGCGGACATCGTCTGCAGATGTCAG GGGGGCAACAATGCAGGACACACAGTGGTAGTGGATGGCAAGGAGTACGACTTCCACCTTCTCCCCAGTGGAATTATCAACCCCAAAAGCATATCACTCATTG GTAACGGAGTAGTCATACATCTACCTGGCTTGTTTGAGGAAGGCGATAAAAATGAGAAGAAAG GATTGAAAGGCTGGGAAAAGAGACTAGTTGTCTCAGACCGAGCTCACCTTG TGTTTGATTTCCACCAAGTTGTTGACGGTTTACAAGAAACTGAAAGACAAGCACAAGAAGGAAAGAA CATTGGAACAACCAAAAAGGGGATTGGACCTGCATATTCTAGCAAAGCATCTCGCACTGGTCTACGTGTGTGTGACCTCCTGGGTGACTTTAAGGACTTTTCTACCAG atttaaaaacctTGTCCACCAGTATCAATCCATGTATCCATCCTTGACAGTTGATGTTGAGGAACAGCTGAAGAAACTCAAG gAATACGCTGAGAGATTGCGGCCAATGGTGAGAGATGGGGTTTATTACATGTATGAATCTCTTCATGGAAATCCAAAGAAAATTCTGGTTGAAGGGGCCAATGCTGCACTGCTTGACATTGACTTTG gcaCATATCCTTTTGTGACATCATCAAACTGCACTGTTGGTGGGGTTTGCACTGGTCTTGGCATCCCTCCTTTGAATATTGGTGATGTGTTTGGTGTATCAAAGGCCTATACCACCAGGGTGGGAATTGGAGCATTCCCCACAGAACAACTTAAT GCAGTAGGAGAGCTGCTGCAGACGAGGGGTCATGAGGTGGGTGTAACCACAGGAAGGAAGCGACGCTGCGGCTGGTTGGATCTTGTCATTGTCAGATACGCTCATATGATCAATGGCTTTACTGC CATTGCTTTGACAAAACTTGACATTCTGGATGTGCTGGATGAAATTAAAGTTGGAGTTGCCTATAAACTTAATGGAAAAAGAATTCCCCATTTCCCAG CCAACATGGACATTTTGCACAAGGTAGAAGTTGAGTATGAGACTTTCCCTGGTTGGAAGACGGACACTTCTGCAGTCAGGAAGTGGAACGATCTCCCAGCCAAGGCACAAAACTACATCCGCTTCATTGAAAACCACATTGGAGTTCCTA TCAAGTGGGTCGGTGTTGGAAAGTCGAGAGAGTGCATGATCCAGATGTtctaa